One Triticum dicoccoides isolate Atlit2015 ecotype Zavitan chromosome 5B, WEW_v2.0, whole genome shotgun sequence genomic window carries:
- the LOC119306208 gene encoding two-component response regulator ORR41-like gives MDRRRITVLLVEDEEIHRVVARAVLRAAGVEADEAENGAEAVRRVRERVGGGGAGAYDLILTDKQMPVMDGHEATRQIRAMGVTTPIVAVSSDSLPSDVQAFIAAGADDFTPKPLTKEKLGHILSKFGLA, from the exons atgGATCGGAGGAGGATCACGGTGCTCCTGGTGGAGGACGAGGAGATCCACAGG GTTGTGGCGAGAGCGGTGCTGAGGGCGGCCGGCGTGGAGGCCGACGAGGCGGAGAACGGGGCGGAGGCGGTGCGGCGCGTGCGGGAGCGCgtcggaggcggcggcgccggcgcgtATGACCTCATCCTCACGGACAAGCAGATGCCGGTCATGGATGGCCACGAG GCGACGAGGCAGATCCGGGCGATGGGGGTGACCACGCCGATCGTCGCCGTGTCCAGCGACAGCCTCCCGTCAGACGTCCAGGCCTTCATCGCCGCCGGCGCCGACGACTTCACGCCCAAG CCGCTGACCAAGGAGAAGCTGGGCCACATTCTCTCCAAGTTCGGGCTTGCGTAG